Proteins from a genomic interval of Piscinibacter sp. HJYY11:
- a CDS encoding 2-dehydro-3-deoxy-6-phosphogalactonate aldolase produces MTELQTFQPPLVAILRGLAPEQARAAALVLFEAGFRIVEVPLNRRGALYCIETIAAVAPADALVGGGTMLSTRDVDDVHAAGGRLMVAPNCDADVMRRAAERGMAVVPGVATPTEAFNALRWRANALKVFPAEMVGQAGLKAFRSVLPEGTPLLPVGGVTPESLAGWVKAGATGFGIGSQLFQPGMALHELGRRARDFVAAWHAATSVPTPAPVPSTAHAE; encoded by the coding sequence GTGACCGAGTTGCAAACATTCCAGCCGCCGCTCGTGGCCATCCTGCGCGGGCTTGCGCCCGAGCAGGCGCGTGCCGCGGCGCTCGTGCTCTTCGAAGCCGGGTTTCGCATCGTCGAGGTGCCGCTCAACCGGCGCGGCGCGCTCTACTGCATCGAGACCATCGCGGCGGTCGCGCCGGCCGACGCACTGGTGGGCGGTGGCACCATGCTCTCGACGCGCGATGTCGACGACGTGCACGCCGCAGGTGGCCGCCTGATGGTGGCACCCAACTGCGATGCCGACGTGATGCGCCGCGCCGCCGAGCGCGGCATGGCGGTGGTGCCCGGCGTGGCCACGCCCACCGAAGCCTTCAACGCGCTGCGCTGGCGTGCGAATGCGCTCAAGGTCTTCCCGGCCGAGATGGTGGGGCAGGCCGGCCTCAAGGCCTTCCGGTCGGTGCTGCCGGAAGGCACGCCGCTGCTGCCGGTCGGCGGGGTGACGCCCGAGAGCCTGGCCGGCTGGGTGAAGGCCGGGGCCACCGGCTTCGGCATCGGCAGCCAGCTGTTCCAGCCGGGCATGGCGCTCCACGAGCTGGGCCGCCGCGCGCGCGACTTCGTCGCCGCCTGGCATGCGGCCACCTCGGTGCCCACACCGGCACCGGTGCCGTCGACGGCTCACGCAGAATAG
- a CDS encoding LuxR C-terminal-related transcriptional regulator has product MPAPAAVPAPSFALAKIQPPRPRAGLVARPQLEEALGRALTEQRLTLLVAPAGYGKTSALGRQIRLLPEGPEGLALAWVSVDEDDQLPRFLACLATALEPYDLPWRVSPEALALLAQAEHGLRDVATELANALAGTEVWRGLIVLDDAHRLNDPRIFELLQALIERLPPRWGLVVASRVEPMLSLARLRAQGELAEFRQFDLRFNEAEVSALLDLNAGGARTDARELLERTDGWAAGLRLSLATRPGTARASVPTQRHLFDYLATEVLDELPAELREFLLRCSVLPEMTVARCGQVAETPHAARLLEDIERRGLFASVMEADEFTLRLHDLFRDFLEDRLQRDFPDELPRLLRRAAEHEPDLSRAVGYLARAGAWDEATVVLARRAQEQLGIGAGATLEQLLTLFPEDELARRPDLQLVKGLAAWPRYDWSTLLVAMQQAAEGFARMGRQRDAALTRANVCSGLWHAGRLAESTRELTALRAMPLDDAARAFVYYSSAWDEFVSARTEQVAPMFAEMLASLERVPVPMLWMQFPSHCVFVGLPGMQPLLDRFAHSAMRICGDAPTQLRAGVNHIRAWLALGAARLDEAGEWLQRCEEDCHWLGMPRILATELRLVRTLWLALRGEREACHATGRELVDDLRLHSPLSHRQVHESEVLFVHLRACWILRDDEALRRVDAELQRACNAYEWPGAPANRAFSRALVALADGRLDDARKLLQPIAEDVNRSLFYPATQARLMLADLELQQGRLDLAAITLQPWFDEVRDRREIGGALLAGPQVLSRLQSAPWGARLPAADHALLAHLSSVLGLQGQAVPSLSSARPAGAAGLSERETEVLARIAAGDSNKLIARAFDLSPHTVKRHVANILGKLGVDTRGQAAARWRELNA; this is encoded by the coding sequence ATGCCTGCCCCCGCCGCCGTTCCGGCGCCGTCGTTCGCCCTCGCCAAGATCCAGCCCCCGCGGCCCCGGGCCGGGCTCGTGGCCCGCCCTCAGCTCGAAGAAGCGCTTGGCCGCGCGTTGACGGAGCAGCGGCTCACCCTGCTCGTGGCGCCAGCCGGCTATGGCAAGACCTCGGCGCTCGGGCGCCAGATTCGCCTGCTCCCCGAGGGGCCCGAAGGGCTGGCGCTGGCCTGGGTCTCGGTCGACGAAGACGACCAGCTGCCACGTTTCCTGGCCTGCCTGGCCACGGCGCTGGAGCCCTATGACCTGCCGTGGCGCGTGTCGCCCGAAGCGCTGGCCCTGCTGGCGCAAGCGGAGCATGGCCTGCGCGACGTGGCCACCGAGCTTGCCAACGCGCTCGCCGGCACCGAGGTGTGGCGCGGACTCATCGTGCTCGACGATGCCCACCGTCTCAACGACCCGCGCATCTTCGAGCTGCTGCAGGCGCTCATCGAGCGGCTGCCGCCGCGCTGGGGCCTGGTGGTGGCGAGCCGGGTGGAGCCCATGCTGTCGCTCGCACGGCTGCGCGCCCAGGGCGAGCTGGCCGAGTTCCGCCAGTTCGACCTGCGCTTCAACGAAGCCGAGGTGAGCGCCTTGCTGGACCTCAACGCCGGCGGCGCCCGCACCGATGCACGCGAGCTGCTCGAGCGCACCGATGGCTGGGCCGCGGGCCTCCGCCTGAGCCTGGCCACGCGGCCAGGCACGGCACGGGCCAGCGTGCCGACGCAGCGCCACCTGTTCGACTACCTCGCCACCGAGGTGCTCGATGAGCTGCCCGCCGAGCTGCGCGAGTTCCTCCTGCGCTGCTCCGTGCTGCCCGAGATGACGGTCGCGCGCTGCGGCCAAGTGGCCGAGACGCCGCATGCGGCGCGGCTGCTGGAAGACATCGAACGCCGCGGCCTCTTTGCGAGCGTGATGGAGGCCGACGAGTTCACGCTGCGCCTGCACGATCTCTTCCGCGATTTCCTGGAAGACCGGCTGCAGCGCGATTTCCCGGACGAGCTGCCGCGGCTCCTGCGCCGGGCGGCCGAGCACGAGCCCGACCTGTCACGCGCCGTCGGCTACCTCGCGCGGGCGGGGGCGTGGGACGAAGCGACGGTGGTGCTCGCCAGGCGCGCGCAGGAGCAGCTCGGCATCGGTGCCGGCGCCACCCTGGAGCAGTTGCTGACGCTCTTCCCCGAAGACGAACTCGCGCGCCGGCCCGATCTGCAATTGGTGAAGGGCCTCGCTGCGTGGCCTCGTTACGACTGGTCGACGCTGCTGGTCGCGATGCAACAGGCGGCCGAGGGGTTCGCCCGCATGGGCCGCCAGCGCGATGCCGCGCTGACGCGGGCCAACGTCTGCTCAGGCCTGTGGCACGCCGGGCGTCTGGCCGAATCGACGCGCGAGCTGACGGCCTTGCGTGCGATGCCGCTCGACGATGCGGCGCGCGCCTTCGTCTACTACAGCAGCGCGTGGGACGAGTTCGTGTCGGCCCGCACCGAGCAGGTGGCGCCGATGTTCGCCGAGATGCTGGCCTCGCTGGAGCGGGTGCCGGTGCCGATGCTGTGGATGCAGTTCCCGTCGCACTGCGTGTTCGTCGGTCTGCCCGGCATGCAGCCCCTGCTCGACCGTTTCGCCCACAGCGCGATGCGCATCTGCGGCGATGCGCCCACCCAGCTGCGCGCCGGCGTGAACCACATCCGCGCCTGGCTGGCGCTCGGGGCGGCCCGGCTCGACGAGGCCGGCGAGTGGCTGCAGCGCTGCGAGGAAGATTGCCACTGGCTGGGCATGCCGCGCATCCTGGCCACCGAGCTGCGCCTCGTGCGCACCCTGTGGCTCGCGCTGCGCGGCGAGCGCGAGGCCTGCCATGCGACCGGGCGCGAGCTGGTCGACGACCTGCGCCTGCACAGCCCCTTGAGCCACCGGCAGGTGCATGAGTCGGAGGTGCTCTTCGTGCACCTGCGCGCCTGCTGGATCCTGCGCGACGACGAGGCGCTACGTCGTGTCGATGCCGAGTTGCAGCGGGCGTGCAACGCCTACGAGTGGCCCGGCGCGCCAGCCAACCGTGCGTTCAGCCGTGCCCTGGTGGCGCTGGCCGATGGCCGGCTCGACGACGCGCGCAAGCTCCTGCAGCCGATCGCGGAAGACGTGAACCGTTCGCTGTTCTACCCCGCCACGCAGGCCCGGCTGATGTTGGCCGACCTGGAGCTGCAGCAGGGGCGCCTGGACCTTGCCGCGATCACGCTGCAGCCCTGGTTCGACGAGGTGCGCGACCGGCGCGAGATCGGGGGTGCCTTGCTTGCCGGACCGCAGGTGCTGTCGCGCTTGCAATCCGCCCCGTGGGGTGCGCGCCTGCCGGCGGCCGACCATGCGCTGCTGGCGCACCTGTCATCGGTGCTGGGGCTGCAGGGACAGGCGGTGCCTTCGTTGTCAAGCGCGCGGCCGGCAGGGGCGGCGGGTTTGAGCGAGCGCGAGACCGAGGTGCTGGCCCGCATCGCCGCGGGCGACAGCAACAAGCTCATCGCCCGCGCGTTCGACCTGAGCCCGCACACCGTGAAGCGGCACGTGGCCAACATTCTCGGCAAGCTGGGCGTCGACACACGCGGCCAGGCGGCCGCGCGCTGGCGGGAGCTGAACGCTTAA
- a CDS encoding inositol monophosphatase family protein: MSQALHPMLNVAIKAARTAGTIINRASLDLDVLKVSTKSANDFVTEVDQRAEEAIIETLLAAYPGHGILAEESGRTHGAKNSEYVWIIDPLDGTTNFIHGFPVYAVSIALAYRDQVQQAVVYDPTRNDLFYASKGRGAFLNDKRLRVSKRTRLSDSLVGTGFPFRKGDNFQRYIKMFSEVMQSCAGVRRPGAAALDLCYVAAGYYDAFFETGLNPWDIAAASLIITEAGGLIGNFTGEADFMYQREVVAGNPKIYAQMVSILAPFTRVIKDAPSAGTPASAEVAPTAEEAFIAAATAATAAPADAPKRKAVRIRKADLDNKA, encoded by the coding sequence ATGTCGCAAGCGCTTCACCCCATGCTCAACGTCGCCATCAAGGCGGCCCGTACCGCGGGGACCATCATCAACCGCGCTTCGCTCGACCTGGATGTGCTCAAGGTCAGCACCAAGTCGGCCAACGACTTCGTGACCGAGGTGGACCAGCGGGCGGAAGAAGCCATCATCGAAACGCTGCTCGCCGCCTACCCCGGCCACGGCATCCTCGCCGAGGAATCGGGCCGCACGCATGGCGCGAAGAACAGCGAATACGTCTGGATCATCGACCCGCTCGACGGCACCACCAACTTCATCCACGGCTTCCCGGTCTACGCGGTGTCGATCGCCCTGGCCTACCGCGACCAGGTACAGCAGGCCGTCGTGTACGACCCCACGCGCAACGACCTCTTCTACGCCTCCAAGGGCCGGGGCGCCTTCCTGAACGACAAGCGCCTGCGGGTCTCGAAGCGCACGCGCCTGTCCGACTCGCTCGTCGGCACCGGCTTCCCCTTCCGCAAGGGCGACAACTTCCAGCGCTACATCAAGATGTTCAGCGAGGTGATGCAGTCGTGCGCCGGCGTTCGCCGCCCGGGCGCCGCGGCGCTCGACCTCTGCTACGTGGCCGCCGGCTACTACGACGCCTTCTTCGAGACCGGCCTCAACCCCTGGGACATCGCCGCCGCCTCGCTGATCATCACCGAGGCCGGTGGCCTGATCGGCAACTTCACCGGCGAAGCCGACTTCATGTACCAGCGCGAAGTGGTGGCGGGCAACCCGAAGATCTATGCGCAGATGGTCAGCATCCTCGCGCCCTTCACCCGCGTGATCAAGGACGCACCCTCGGCCGGCACGCCCGCCAGCGCCGAAGTCGCCCCCACCGCCGAAGAAGCGTTCATCGCTGCGGCCACGGCCGCCACGGCCGCGCCGGCGGATGCGCCCAAGCGCAAGGCCGTGCGCATCCGCAAGGCCGACCTCGACAACAAGGCTTAA
- a CDS encoding 2-dehydro-3-deoxygalactonokinase — protein sequence MKHGVIGIDWGTTHRRAYLLGEGGALLDERSDDQGLLVARGRFAESFDAIVQGWPRELPVVMSGMVGAASGWQEVPYLEASTPLAALSRHLVPLKDAPQGRRMAIVPGYRWIGPQGEVDVMRGEETQLLGALALGQGDGWVVLPGTHSKWVRLERGVMQGWRTYMTGELFALLGQHGTLAGIVGPDDVPEAFEAGLLATGRGALSHTIFGCRAKVVTGRMPAAHARSYLSGLLIGTEWGDTRPSPRAVTVVAAGALASAYGEAARHHGGTPIVLDPRAVYLAALASLQEGINK from the coding sequence ATGAAGCACGGCGTGATCGGCATCGACTGGGGCACCACGCACCGCAGGGCCTACCTGCTGGGTGAGGGCGGGGCACTGCTCGACGAGCGCTCCGACGACCAGGGCCTGCTGGTGGCGCGCGGGCGGTTTGCCGAGTCGTTCGACGCGATCGTGCAAGGCTGGCCGCGCGAGCTGCCGGTGGTGATGTCGGGCATGGTCGGGGCCGCCTCGGGCTGGCAGGAAGTGCCGTACCTCGAGGCGTCGACGCCGCTCGCGGCGCTCTCGCGCCACCTCGTGCCGCTGAAAGACGCACCGCAAGGCCGCCGCATGGCCATCGTGCCGGGCTACCGCTGGATCGGGCCGCAGGGCGAGGTCGACGTGATGCGCGGCGAAGAGACCCAGTTGCTCGGGGCCCTGGCATTGGGCCAGGGCGACGGATGGGTGGTGCTGCCCGGCACCCATAGCAAGTGGGTGCGGCTGGAGCGCGGCGTGATGCAGGGCTGGCGCACCTACATGACCGGCGAGCTCTTCGCGCTGCTCGGCCAGCACGGCACGCTGGCCGGCATCGTGGGGCCGGACGACGTGCCCGAAGCCTTCGAGGCGGGCCTGCTCGCAACGGGCCGTGGCGCGCTGTCGCACACGATCTTCGGCTGCCGTGCCAAGGTCGTGACGGGCCGCATGCCGGCGGCGCATGCGCGCTCGTACCTGTCGGGCCTCCTGATCGGCACCGAGTGGGGCGACACACGGCCGTCGCCCCGCGCAGTGACGGTGGTCGCGGCGGGTGCACTCGCGTCCGCCTATGGAGAGGCGGCACGCCACCATGGCGGCACCCCCATCGTGCTCGACCCTCGGGCGGTGTACCTCGCCGCACTGGCCAGCCTGCAGGAAGGGATCAACAAGTGA
- the yjfF gene encoding galactofuranose ABC transporter, permease protein YjfF, producing MSASPMAAGLGTAGQGATLRRPRLDPKYLPLTVTIALFFAMATAGSVSYTGFFSSQVFLNLLIDNAFLCIVAVGMTFVILSGGIDLSVGSVIALTTMVSASLVEKHQWSPAVVLPLVLLMGTAFGALQGFLIERFRLQPFIVTLAGMFLARGLCYLISIDSISITNSTYTAISQWRLPVWGEASITLSALIAIVVVLAAIFIAHYTQFGRTVYAIGGSEHSAVLMGLPVRSTVVGVYTLSGFCSALAGVVFTFYMLSGYGLHAVGLELDAIAAVVIGGTLLTGGVGYIAGTLFGVLILGIIQTLIMFDGTLSSWWTRIVIGALLFVFCLLQRVFESKRKR from the coding sequence ATGAGCGCCTCCCCGATGGCAGCGGGCCTGGGCACGGCGGGGCAGGGCGCCACCTTGCGCCGCCCGAGGCTCGACCCGAAGTACCTGCCCCTCACCGTCACCATCGCGCTCTTCTTCGCGATGGCGACTGCCGGCTCGGTCAGCTACACCGGCTTCTTCTCATCGCAGGTGTTCCTCAACCTGCTGATCGACAACGCCTTCCTCTGCATCGTGGCGGTGGGCATGACCTTCGTGATCCTCTCGGGCGGCATCGACCTCTCGGTGGGCTCGGTGATCGCGCTCACGACCATGGTGTCGGCCTCGCTGGTCGAGAAGCACCAGTGGAGCCCGGCGGTGGTGCTGCCGCTGGTGCTGCTGATGGGCACGGCCTTCGGCGCGTTGCAGGGCTTCCTGATCGAGCGCTTCCGCCTGCAGCCCTTCATCGTGACGCTCGCGGGCATGTTCCTCGCGCGGGGCCTGTGCTACCTCATCAGCATCGACTCGATCAGCATCACCAACAGCACCTACACCGCGATCTCGCAGTGGCGGTTGCCGGTATGGGGCGAGGCGTCCATCACCCTGAGCGCACTGATCGCGATCGTGGTGGTGCTGGCGGCGATCTTCATCGCGCACTACACGCAGTTCGGCCGCACGGTGTATGCCATCGGCGGCAGCGAGCACTCGGCGGTGCTGATGGGGCTGCCGGTGCGCTCGACGGTGGTCGGCGTCTACACGCTCAGCGGCTTCTGCTCGGCGCTGGCCGGCGTGGTGTTCACCTTCTACATGCTGTCGGGCTACGGCCTGCATGCGGTCGGCCTCGAGCTCGACGCCATCGCCGCGGTGGTGATCGGCGGCACGCTGCTCACCGGCGGCGTGGGCTACATCGCCGGCACGCTCTTCGGCGTGCTGATCCTCGGCATCATCCAGACGCTGATCATGTTCGACGGCACGCTCAGCTCGTGGTGGACGCGCATCGTGATCGGCGCGCTGCTGTTCGTGTTCTGCCTGCTGCAGCGGGTCTTCGAATCGAAGCGCAAGCGATGA
- a CDS encoding ABC transporter permease, which produces MIKKLFEHRLAWPIVTLLLLLILNAAFNPSFLRLEWRDGHLYGSLIDILNRAAPLMLVALGMTLVIATRGIDISVGATVAITAAIAAWMIGGALVVQNGVATHVSRFPMPVAIAAALGVALLCGLWNGVLVARVGMQPIVATLILMVAGRGIAQLITDGQIITIYYAPYFFIGSGYLLGIPFSLFIVAAVFALLWWVVTRTALGLFIQAVGINPAAARVAGVRSRLIMLSTYAFCGLCAGVAGLLISSNVKSADGNNAGQLMELDAILAVTLGGTSLNGGRFSLAGSVIGALIIQTLTYAIYSMGVPPEVNLVVKAVVVFIVMLLQSPEFRQSVRDLVFRAPVGAKP; this is translated from the coding sequence ATGATCAAGAAACTTTTCGAGCACCGCCTTGCGTGGCCCATCGTCACGCTGCTGTTGCTGCTGATCCTGAACGCAGCCTTCAACCCCAGCTTCCTGCGCCTGGAGTGGCGCGACGGCCACCTCTACGGCAGCCTGATCGACATCCTCAACCGTGCCGCACCGTTGATGCTGGTGGCGCTCGGCATGACCCTCGTGATCGCCACCCGGGGCATCGACATCTCGGTGGGCGCAACGGTCGCCATCACCGCCGCCATCGCCGCCTGGATGATCGGCGGCGCGCTGGTGGTGCAGAACGGCGTGGCCACGCATGTGAGCCGCTTCCCGATGCCGGTGGCGATCGCCGCGGCGCTGGGCGTGGCGCTCCTTTGCGGCCTGTGGAACGGCGTGCTCGTCGCCCGCGTGGGCATGCAGCCGATCGTCGCCACGCTGATCCTGATGGTGGCGGGGCGCGGCATCGCCCAGCTCATCACCGACGGCCAGATCATCACCATCTATTACGCGCCGTACTTCTTCATCGGCAGCGGGTACCTGCTGGGCATCCCGTTCTCGCTCTTCATCGTGGCGGCCGTGTTCGCGCTGCTGTGGTGGGTCGTCACGCGCACGGCGCTCGGGCTCTTCATCCAGGCGGTGGGCATCAACCCGGCCGCAGCGCGTGTGGCCGGCGTGCGCTCGCGCCTCATCATGCTGTCGACCTACGCCTTCTGCGGCCTGTGCGCCGGCGTGGCGGGCTTGCTCATCAGCTCCAACGTCAAGAGCGCCGACGGCAACAACGCCGGGCAGCTGATGGAGCTCGACGCCATCCTCGCCGTCACGCTTGGCGGCACGTCGTTGAACGGCGGCCGCTTCAGCCTCGCCGGCAGCGTGATCGGCGCGCTCATCATCCAGACGCTCACCTACGCGATCTATTCCATGGGCGTGCCGCCCGAAGTCAACCTCGTCGTCAAGGCGGTGGTCGTGTTCATCGTGATGCTGCTGCAATCGCCGGAGTTCCGGCAGAGCGTGCGTGACCTCGTGTTCCGTGCACCGGTGGGGGCCAAGCCATGA
- a CDS encoding c-type cytochrome, translated as MNKWVKRGGLAVLGLVALGASTLVVGTQLGQRKMNRIVSVDVAPITLPTDAASVERGRYLYMSRGCTECHGVDGAGRDVVNDGKGMHVHAPNITPGPGTVVAKYSVTDWVRTLRHGVKPDGRPAIVMPSEDYARLTDADLGAMVAYLRQMPPAPGTGAVLELPPLVKTLYAAGVVHDAAEVIDHRLPPSTPVPEAATPEHGAYVINSCIGCHGARLSGGRIPGAPPEWPAAANLTPGEGTAMHHYPTAEAFAAMLKTGKRPDGTEVSKVMPFLALKEMNDTDVQAMYLHLKTLPPLAAGNR; from the coding sequence ATGAACAAGTGGGTGAAGCGCGGCGGCCTCGCCGTGCTGGGGCTCGTCGCGCTCGGTGCCTCGACGCTCGTCGTCGGCACGCAGCTCGGCCAGCGCAAGATGAACCGCATCGTGTCGGTCGACGTGGCGCCCATCACGCTGCCGACCGATGCCGCGAGCGTCGAGCGCGGCCGCTACCTCTACATGTCGCGCGGCTGCACCGAGTGCCACGGTGTCGATGGTGCCGGCAGGGACGTCGTCAACGACGGCAAGGGCATGCACGTCCATGCGCCCAACATCACGCCCGGCCCGGGCACGGTGGTGGCGAAGTACAGCGTCACCGACTGGGTGCGCACCTTGCGCCACGGCGTGAAGCCCGACGGCCGCCCGGCCATCGTGATGCCCAGCGAAGACTACGCGCGCCTCACCGACGCCGACCTCGGCGCGATGGTGGCCTACCTGCGCCAGATGCCTCCGGCCCCTGGCACGGGCGCGGTGCTGGAGCTACCGCCGCTCGTGAAGACGCTCTACGCCGCGGGCGTGGTGCATGACGCGGCCGAGGTCATCGACCACCGCCTGCCGCCGTCCACCCCGGTGCCGGAAGCTGCCACGCCCGAGCATGGCGCCTACGTCATCAACTCGTGCATCGGTTGCCACGGCGCCAGGCTCTCGGGCGGCAGGATCCCGGGCGCCCCGCCGGAGTGGCCCGCGGCCGCCAACCTCACGCCGGGCGAGGGCACGGCGATGCACCACTACCCGACGGCCGAGGCCTTCGCCGCCATGCTCAAGACCGGCAAGCGCCCCGACGGCACCGAGGTGAGCAAGGTCATGCCCTTCCTCGCGCTGAAGGAGATGAACGACACCGACGTGCAGGCGATGTACCTCCACCTGAAGACCCTGCCGCCGCTCGCGGCCGGCAACCGCTGA
- a CDS encoding cupin domain-containing protein has protein sequence MHVFHHQHLQRLAQDRDGEQHFCAIGPPCGVHDFQVWVHTLPPGAHTPLQRHAGSFACLAFSGSGKLLIDGAPVRFQAPCTLVVPPGCDFQIANNSALPLRVLSVFNAEPVAR, from the coding sequence ATGCACGTCTTCCACCACCAACATCTGCAGCGCCTCGCCCAGGACCGGGACGGCGAACAGCATTTCTGCGCCATCGGCCCGCCCTGCGGCGTGCACGACTTCCAGGTCTGGGTGCACACCCTGCCGCCCGGCGCCCACACGCCCCTGCAGCGGCACGCCGGCAGCTTCGCCTGCCTGGCGTTCTCGGGTTCCGGCAAGTTGCTGATCGATGGCGCGCCGGTGCGATTCCAGGCGCCCTGCACGCTGGTCGTGCCGCCCGGCTGCGACTTCCAGATCGCCAACAACAGCGCGTTGCCGCTGCGTGTGCTGAGCGTGTTCAACGCCGAGCCCGTGGCCCGCTGA
- a CDS encoding NAD(P)/FAD-dependent oxidoreductase: protein MEQVDAVVVGAGVVGLAVGRAFAQRGLDTIVLESETAIGTGVSSRNSEVIHAGLYYPAGSLKARLCVQGRQMLYAFCESHGVPHRRCGKLVVATDESQVAGLDVLMKKAAANGVHDLRRLSAAEAIAMEPQLACTGAILSPSTGIVDSHGLMLALLGDLQAAGGDVALSSPVERIRCIDGLHVLHVGGDEPMELAARIVVNAAGLWAPKLAAATEGLDRAHVPTAHFSKGCYFSLAGRAPFSRLVYPLPQDAWLGVHLTLDLGGQARFGPDVEWLPDDAAKRPLDYTVDPARAAGFYADVRRYWPGLKDGALQPAYSGIRPKIHRPDEPAPDWRIDGPAEHGVKALVNLFGIESPGLTSCLAVADEVVKRLDA from the coding sequence ATGGAACAGGTCGATGCGGTGGTGGTCGGTGCGGGGGTGGTGGGCCTGGCGGTCGGGCGAGCGTTCGCGCAACGAGGCCTCGACACCATCGTGCTCGAGAGCGAGACCGCGATCGGCACGGGCGTCAGCTCACGCAACAGCGAGGTCATCCACGCGGGCCTCTACTACCCCGCCGGCTCGCTGAAGGCGCGGCTGTGCGTGCAGGGTCGGCAGATGCTGTATGCGTTCTGCGAGTCGCACGGCGTGCCGCACCGGCGCTGCGGCAAGCTGGTGGTGGCGACCGACGAATCGCAGGTCGCGGGCCTCGATGTCCTGATGAAAAAGGCAGCGGCCAACGGCGTGCACGACCTCCGGCGGCTGAGCGCCGCCGAAGCCATCGCGATGGAGCCGCAGCTCGCCTGCACTGGCGCCATCCTCTCGCCCTCGACCGGCATCGTCGACAGCCACGGCCTGATGCTCGCCCTGTTGGGCGACCTGCAGGCCGCCGGTGGCGACGTGGCGCTGTCGTCGCCGGTGGAGCGCATCCGCTGCATCGATGGCCTGCACGTGCTGCACGTCGGCGGTGACGAGCCGATGGAGCTTGCGGCACGCATCGTCGTCAACGCCGCCGGCTTGTGGGCGCCGAAGCTGGCCGCCGCGACCGAAGGGCTCGACAGGGCGCATGTGCCGACCGCCCACTTCAGCAAGGGCTGCTACTTCTCGCTTGCCGGCCGCGCGCCGTTCTCCCGTCTCGTCTACCCGCTGCCGCAGGACGCCTGGCTCGGCGTGCACCTCACGCTCGACCTCGGCGGCCAGGCGCGCTTCGGGCCCGACGTGGAGTGGTTGCCCGATGACGCGGCTAAGCGGCCGCTCGACTACACCGTCGACCCGGCGCGTGCCGCCGGCTTCTATGCCGACGTGCGCCGCTACTGGCCTGGCCTGAAGGACGGCGCGCTGCAGCCGGCCTACAGCGGCATCCGCCCGAAGATCCACCGGCCCGACGAGCCCGCGCCCGACTGGCGCATCGACGGCCCGGCCGAGCACGGCGTGAAGGCCCTGGTGAACCTCTTCGGCATCGAGTCGCCGGGGCTCACCTCGTGCCTGGCCGTTGCCGACGAGGTGGTGAAGCGGCTCGACGCCTGA